In one Lycium barbarum isolate Lr01 chromosome 7, ASM1917538v2, whole genome shotgun sequence genomic region, the following are encoded:
- the LOC132603794 gene encoding small ribosomal subunit protein bS6c-like, with protein MATSSILSLSRPFTIFPINSTSFYPKNVTHYSCLTVKAQTTLDFSGSFFERGFGSDDDPTSVTGSGIAAVEDKEEIQCPPGLRPYETMAVLRPDMSEDERLTLTQKYEELLVAGGGMYVEVFNRGVIPLAYSIRRKNKAGETNTYLDGIYLLFTYFTKPDSMTALEATLNTDDDVIRSSSFKIRKRKY; from the exons ATGGCCACTTCGTCAATTCTTTCACTATCACGTCCATTCACAATTTTCCCAATAAACTCCACATCTTTTTATCCCAAAAATGTGACCCATTATTCTTGTTTAACTGTGAAGGCTCAAACTACACTAGATTTTTCGGGTTCTTTTTTTGAACGTGGGTTCGGGTCGGATGATGACCCGACAAGTGTTACCGGGTCGGGTATTGCTGCTGTTGAAGATAAAGAGGAGATTCAATGTCCACCTGGGCTAAGGCCATATGAAACTATGGCGGTTTTGAGACCTGATATGTCTGAAGATGAGAGACTTACTCTTACACAGAAGTATGAAGAG TTACTTGTTGCTGGTGGTGGCATGTATGTGGAAGTTTTCAACCGAGGGGTTATCCCTCTTGCCTACAGCATCAGGCGGAAAAATAAAGCAGGAGAGACCAATACCTACTTGGACGGGATCTACTTGTTATTTACTTACTTTACCAAGCCCGATTCCATGACAGCTCTTGAGGCAACACTGAAtactgatgatgatgttattcgaTCATCCAGTTTCAAGATAAGGAAAAGAAAGTACTAG
- the LOC132602416 gene encoding 2-oxoisovalerate dehydrogenase subunit alpha 2, mitochondrial-like, with protein sequence MAMWISRSRRTLNHFVQRACPLSLLRQRGSRPFSYFESAIEREQLEPLFYEEDYHVDINHDENQALDFPGGKIPFTSQMKFKSESSETRLSCYRVLDNNGCPIPGSVFEQVSKDLAVKMYSKMVTLQLMDNIFDEAKKQGRLTFYLTTVGEEVINIASAAALTPDDIVLPQYREPGVLLWRGFTLQEFTNQLLGNKGDNGKGRQMPIHYGSNKLNYFTVSSTIATQLPHAAGVAYALKMDKKDACAVTYFGDGTTSEGDFHGALNIAAVLEAPVVFLCRNNGWAISTPVAEQFRSDGVAIKGQAYGVRSIRVDGNDALAVYSAIRAARKMAIKEQRPILVEAMAYRVSDHASSDDSTKYRSKEEVEYWRRRCSVARFRKWIQKNGWWSDEEELEFRGNIKEQVLQAIQAAEEVEKPPLTDLFTDVYDQIPSNLQEQERYIRDAINRRPQEYPSNIPL encoded by the exons ATGGCTATGTGGATTTCAAGATCCAGAAGAACTTTGAACCATTTTGTTCAAAGGGCTTGTCCTTTGTCTCTTCTTCGCCAGAGAGGTTCAAGGCCATTTTCCTATTTTGAGTCCGCCATAGAAAGAGAGCAACTAGAGCCACTCTTCTATGAGGAGGATTATCATGTTGACATTAATCATGATGAGAACCAA GCCTTGGATTTCCCAGGAGGAAAGATTCCATTTACTTCTCAAATGAAATTCAAATCAGAGTCATCAGAAACAAGGTTATCTTGTTATCGAGTCCTTGACAATAATGGTTGTCCAATTCCAGGAAGTGTATTCGAACAG GTGAGCAAAGATTTGGCTGTAAAGATGTATAGCAAAATGGTGACCCTTCAATTAATGGACAACATTTTTGATGAAGCAAAAAAACAAGGCAGGTTAACCTTTTATCTGACCACTGTTGGAGAAGAAGTTATTAACATAGCTTCTGCTGCTGCACTTACTCCAGATGACATTGTCTTGCCTCAG TACAGGGAACCTGGAGTTCTGTTATGGCGTGGCTTCACTTTGCAAGAATTTACCAATCAATTGCTTGGAAATAAGGGTGACAATGGCAAAGGCAGGCAAATGCCAATACATTATGGTTCTAACAAGCTCAATTACTTCACTGTCTCTTCAACTATTGC CACACAGCTACCACATGCGGCAGGCGTGGCTTATGCTCTGAAAATGGATAAAAAGGATGCTTGTGCTGTCACTTATTTTGGAGATGGTACCACTAGTGAG GGAGATTTCCATGGTGCTTTGAATATTGCAGCAGTTCTGGAAGCTCCTGTTGTATTTCTATGCCGCAACAATGGATGGGCCATTAGCACCCCTGTCGCTGAACAATTTCGAA GTGATGGAGTCGCGattaaagggcaagcttatggagTTCGAAGTATTCGAGTGGATGGCAATGATGCTCTGGCAGTTTATAGTGCTATTCGTGCAGCTCGCAAAATGGCAATAAAGGAACAAAGGCCAATACTAGTAGAG GCTATGGCTTATCGAGTAAGCGACCATGCATCGTCTGATGATTCGACTAAGTACCGGTCTAAGGAGGAAGTCGAGTACTGGAGAAGACGATGTTCAGTCGCCAGAttcagaaaatggatacagaaaaATGGTTGGTGGAGTGATGAAGAGGAACTTGAATTCCGGGGAAATATCAAAGAGCAG gTGTTGCAAGCAATTCAAGCTGCTGAGGAAGTAGAGAAACCTCCATTGACAGATTTGTTTACTGATGTTTATGACCAAATTCCATCAAATCTTCAAGAACAAGAGAGGTATATTAGAGATGCTATAAACAGACGTCCACAGGAGTATCCTTCTAATATACCTCTGTAG